In Podospora pseudoanserina strain CBS 124.78 chromosome 5, whole genome shotgun sequence, a single window of DNA contains:
- a CDS encoding hypothetical protein (COG:E; EggNog:ENOG503NZ26): MLIDAAAELVEGLARGHHPTYGVGSMTCSIYDTAWISMITKVVGDQTEWLFPSSLTLILDQQHENGGWIGHGTETDVILNTAAAILALCKHRGESNTTDLNDRISRATQFLDRELKAFWLDASTTLPVGFEMLLPKLLQLLAKEGINLEFPSRAMLEKIRAMKMARVRLDKLYEGHKSTLLHSLEAFIGDVDFDRLSQHKQMGSMMASPASTAAYLMNCSTWDDEAEAYLQHVVLYGAGHGSGGVPSAFPSTYFEYTWVVATLLENGFTREDLGTESLEMIGQTLEGAFEAGSGFIGFAEGMELDADDTAKGITTLNLIGSPTPASKLVTLVDRKAREAHFRTYAGERDASITTNCNCLTSLCASPDASQHVDVIEMAMRYLCNKWNTEPVGIRDKWHLSSLYPMMLMTQGLMSGLDSWGRGVLPNLPTEVAVDAVIVAHQIMGHLLRFQRDDGSWDGERECTAYAVIAITRIASLPTVKPILSHIYSALERAKGFLRQYLNCDLEPEHLWIEKVTYGSRNLSQAFLLAAMKCTILPAPPRLQELVPPNLEATLKSAKLFRQLPMFSEVSTSRIDISLIESSLFVSRLRERCLEIFPGRTATKEKHLAYIPFTWVAGNELHGRPLGSHILLEMMVISALAYQVDEFIETSVSQLPPEAITRLHSELDTLFHLPATPPTTTPSLFSSIPILGNLFTPPPTPLLVTIKQTLSHFLTTISALPYVQTAPPILQSNLRLQLKAYLSAHLTQMEYNHALSLQPNKNTLVSPPSSLYDWLHTTSGTHTAGPLAISLFQCLLSLFFTPTPKVQHLFNSISRHLSAICRIYNDLGSLDRDREENNVNAVNFPEFEGVVDIKEQMMGIAGVERKMLDLALKELEKELGGTKGGKVMKGLGVFVSSADVYGEMYVVRDMTPRVK; this comes from the exons ATGCTTATCGACGCCGCAGCAGAGCTCGTTGAGGGTCTCGCCCGAGGCCATCACCCCACCTATGGCGTTGGGTCCATGACCTGTTCCATCTATGACACAGCATGGATCTCTATGATCACCAAGGTCGTCGGCGACCAGACAGAGTGGCTATTTCCATCCAGTCTCACCCTGATTCTCGACCAGCAGCACGAAAATGGCGGGTGGATTGGTCACGGCACTGAGACAGATGTCATCCTCAACACGGCAGCGGCCATTCTTGCCCTTTGCAAGCATCGGGGAGAGTCCAACACTACTGACCTCAATGATCGGATCTCACGGGCAACCCAATTCTTGGACAGGGAGCTGAAAGCCTTTTGGCTTGACGCTTCAACCACTTTGCCTGTGGGATTCGAGATGCTACTCCCGAagctgctccagcttctcgccAAGGAGGGAATCAACCTGGAGTTCCCATCACGCGCCATGTTGGAAAAGATTCGGGCCATGAAGATGGCACGAGTCAGGCTTGACAAGCTATACGAAGGGCACAAATCAACACTCCTACACTCGCTTGAGGCCTTTATTGGAGATGTCGACTTTGACCGTCTCAGTCAGCACAAGCAGATGGGTAGCATGATGGCCTCGCCTGCGTCTACCGCAGCATACCTCATGAACTGCTCGACATGGGATGACGAAGCTGAGGCCTATCTTCAACATGTTGTTCTCTACGGTGCTGGGcatggcagtggtggtgttccAAGCGCTTTCCCTTCGACATATTTCGAATACACTTGGGTCGTGGCCACTCTGTTGGAAAACGGCTTCACTCGGGAGGACCTGGGGACCGAGAGTCTGGAAATGATTGGCCAGACTCTTGAAGGGGCGTTTGAGGCAGGATCTGGGTTCATTGGATTCG CTGAGGGGATGGAGCTGGATGCAGACGATACGGCCAAGGGTATCACCACTTTGAACCTAATAGgatccccaaccccagcgtCCAAATTGGTCACCCTAGTTGACAGGAAAGCCAGGGAAGCTCACTTCAGGACATATGCCGGTGAGAGAGAcgccagcatcaccactAACTGCAACTGCTTGACCTCATTGTGTGCAAGCCCCGATGCCAGTCAGCATGTTGATGTTATTGAGATGGCAATGCGATACCTCTGCAACAAGTGGAATACCGAACCTGTTGGCATAAGAGACAAATGG CATCTATCTTCGCTGTATCCAATGATGCTCATGACACAAGGACTCATGAGCGGGTTAGACAGCTGGGGACGAGGGGTTCTCCCCAACCTACCAACAgaggttgctgttgatgccGTTATCGTCGCCCACCAGATTATGGGCCATCTTCTGCGGTTTCAACGAGACGATGGTTCTTGGGATGGAGAACGCGAATGCACAGCCTACGCCGTCATTGCCATTACCCGCATTGCTTCACTTCCCACCGTCAAGCCGATTCTTTCCCACATATATTCAGCCCTCGAACGTGCGAAGGGTTTCCTTAGACAGTATCTCAACTGCGACCTCGAGCCCGAGCATCTTTGGATCGAAAAGGTGACATACGGGTCGCGCAACCTGTCTCAAGCATTTCTCCTCGCTGCCATGAAGTGCACAATTCTGCCCGCTCCGCCCCGTCTGCAAGAGCTCGTTCCTCCCAACCTCGAAGCAACACTCAAGTCAGCCAAATTGTTCCGGCAGTTGCCCATGTTTTCCGAGGTCTCCACCTCCAGGATTGATATCTCCCTCATCGAAAGCTCTCTTTTCGTCTCTCGCCTACGCGAGCGTTGTCTGGAGATATTCCCCGGTCGAACAGCCACCAAAGAGAAGCACCTCGCCTACATCCCCTTCACCTGGGTAGCAGGCAACGAGCTCCACGGCCGGCCCCTCGGCTCCCACATCCTTCTCGAGATGATGGTCATCTCAGCCCTAGCCTACCAAGTAGACGAGTTCATCGAGACCTCTGTCTCCCAGCTCCCAcccgaagccatcaccagACTCCATTCAGAGCTCGACactcttttccatctcccggctacaccacccaccaccaccccatccctcTTCAGCTCCATCCCCATTTTGGGCAACCTATtcactcctccaccaacccccctcctcgtcaccatcaagcagaccctctcccacttcctcaccaccatctccgccctcccTTATGTCCAGACCGCCCCACCCATCCTCCAGTCtaacctccgcctccagctGAAAGCCTACCTCTCCGCCCACCTAACCCAAATGGAATACAAccacgccctctccctccaaccaaacaaaaacacccTTGtatcacccccctcctctctaTACGACTGGCTCCATACCACCTCAGGCACCCACACCGCCGGCCCCCTCGCCATATCCCTCTTCCAatgcctcctctccctttttttcacTCCCACACCGAAAGTCCAGCACTTGTTTAATTCCATCTCCCGGCATTTATCCGCCATCTGCAGGATCTACAACGACCTGGG